The Microcystis aeruginosa NIES-843 sequence ATTAGTTTAAGTTTATTGTTGATTCCCTCGACCACCCCATTCGTTGTCCTTCGCTCGAAATAACTAATTATTTCTCCAAACCAGTTTCGGATTGTTTGACAACTCTTGGTAAAAACACTGGAGGATTTTGCCAACCATTCCGAGATGGATAGCATTCCCTCTGTCGGATTCTCTGAGGTTTCATAAATCTTTCTAAATTCTTCCTTTAATTCCTGCATCTTTTTCAAATTTGGGAATTTTTCTTTGATAGCTTCTAGTTTAATTTTTTGGGGTTCCGTTAAATCTTCTTCATTTTTTAACAGGCTATATTTACTTCGCTTTAAAACTTCTAGCTTCGCTTCTTTTTCCGCTTTCTGTTTTTTATTTTTCTGCGCTTCTACGGCTCTTTTTTCTGCTCTTCTCTGTTCGTCTAACTCTTGATTAATTTGTTTCATTACATGGAATCTATCGGCGACTACTTCGGCCGATGGCATCAATTCTTTCACCAAATTTTTATAAGGCAACCAAAGGTCTATGCTCACTTCTTCAATTTGCTCTAACACCTCTTTTCCCCAGCCCGTAAGCGTTTCTCTCAACTCTTCTTGTGTTCGCTTCTCTAGAATAGCTATTAGTTTTCCCGTATCTAAATTTACTAAAACCGCACAGTAATTTTTTTGTCCTTTGACTAGAGCGATTTCATCAATTCCTAGTCTTTTTAATTCCGATAGGTCTGGCTCTGTAATTTCTTCGGCGATGTCCTCTATCATTCTTTGAATCTCTTCTTCCGTTACGTCATTTATTCGACTAACATTTAAAATATCTCCTTCTTTTAATTGTTCGAGTATATTTGCGGCTAGTCTTTTCGTATAGGTTCGTTTCTTGGCGACAAAATCTAACTCTTCGCTAAAGGGTCTCTGACAATTATCGCACTTAAATTGACGACGATTAATTTGTAGGTATACTGGTTGACCTGAGATTGGTAAATCTTTGACTAAATGTCGATGATTTTGGTGGAGTTTATCGCTCTCTAACCCACAACGAGGACAGGTTGCTTTTTGATTTTTCGATTCGATTCGGCAAACTATACCGATATTTTCTAGGTGTAGATAGCCTTGAATACAGGTTCCTTTTAGGTTCAAAAATTTGTCAAGTATCATAAGTAAAATAATCTCGTTTTTGGCTATTATATCAAATCTTAACTCAATTGTCTATCTTTTGGTATTAACCTGTTTGTGCCTTAAGTCCTTCCCTGTATGGATTTCAGCTACTTTTGAGCGTAGGCGCTCTCATCGAATTTTATTTTAAGTTAATTATTTGCATAACAATTCCCGAAGAGCCGAAGTCCTCAAGATTATTGATCATCTAAGACTCGCAGAATTGCAAAATTATCTGGGAAATGACTGTTTTTTGCGGATTGATGCCCCTGTTTCTCAGCCTATATCTGCTTTTCCTCAGACGGCAATTATTAATTATTTAATGTTTCAAGAGAAAACAGCAATCATTATAACTTTACCCGATGAAAGTATAAAAATTCACTGGATTAATCAGAATAAAGCCAATATTATCGAAAATATTGCTCAATTTCGTCAAAATCTCTTAGATGGGTTTTTAACTCTAGGTGATTATGACACAAGCTTATCTGAAACCCTCTATAGTCAGATAATTCGTCCTTTTGAGACTGATTTACAGGAATACGACATAAAAAACTTAGTTTTTATCCAAGATAGTCCTTTTCGCCCCATCCCTATGGCTGCTTTACATGATGGTAAACAATTTCTGATCGAAAAATATGCTGTCTCTACTACCCCTAGTTTATCCTTAACCTTTCTGCAAAAAAGAACCTTATCTGACAATAAAACGTTAATTTTAGGAGTCACCGAAGAAAGTCAAATTGATGGTCAAATTTTTCCTTCTTTAGATAATATTCCCCTTGAAATTGCCACCATTTCCCAACAATTTCCTAATCATCAACTGCTAGTTAATCAACAATTTAACCCCCAAACCCTCACCCAAACATTAGATAATGCTGACTACTCCATTATTCATATTGCCACCCATGCTCAATTTGGGACAATTCCAGATGACACCTTTCTGGTGGCGGGAAATAATGATAAAATAGCCCTTAAAAGTCTTGAAAATACCTTAAGACTGCTTGAATCAGGCTCTAACTCTGTTGAACTTCTCACCTTAACCGCCTGTGAAACCGCAGAAGGAGACGAACGATCTGCGCTAGGATTAGCAGGAGTAGCAATACAAGCAGGGGTTCAAAGTGCGATTGCGTCTTTATGGCCAGTTTCTGATCAATCTACGTTACAATTAATATTGGCTTTTTATGACAATTTAATTAATTCAGGGGTTAATAAAGCAGAAGCCTTAAGAGAGGCTCAAATCCAATTAATTCAAGCTCAAAGTAATCCAGATATTAATAATCAGTATAGTCATCCCGTTTATTGGTCTTCTTTTATCTTAATTGGAAATTGGTTATAAACATTAGACTTCCTGCGGAAGTCAGGCAATAGGAACTCATGCAACAGGCAACAGAAAGAAGAATAGATGGCTCTCCTCGACTTTGTGTGATAATCAGTGCTTATCATTCGTAGGAGTCTTCCTAGGCAAGGCTTTGAAGACTATATTTTTTTTGAAAAATTATCCCTATTCTTCTTCCTTCCACACAGAAACGAGAAGAGCCAATAGAATGCTTTCAGCATCAGGATTGATTACTTTTTGACTTGTGCAAGAGGTTCAATTTCCTTTTTTACTTTTGACTGGGTACAAGACATCCTTGAAGTCAACGACAGTTCAGTTTGTTACTAGAATCTAGTTCACAAAAATAGATTAGATCATTGTTTTTAGCAGGGGATTTTTTAACCTCAGTGGGTGTGGATAAATCAGACGTGACAGGGGTTACAGCCGTTGGTGCTAGTTCTGAAAGTACCATGGTTATTCATTCCTCGTAGTTCGATTTTTACTTTGATAATTAATCAATTCACCGAGGCCGATTAAAATTCTAGAAACTAGCAGAATGAGAGTCTCTTGATTAAGAAAATATCCCGTAGAGGCTGTTAAAGAGTTACTGTTTTCTTGTCAGTTAAATTTTGTTAAGATAATGCCCAAAAACTACAATTGATGGCAGAAAAAGAGATAAGTCGAAACCGAGTTTGATTTTTGCTTACTCTAAATCAGAAAGAGCATT is a genomic window containing:
- a CDS encoding ISL3-like element ISMae36 family transposase, yielding MILDKFLNLKGTCIQGYLHLENIGIVCRIESKNQKATCPRCGLESDKLHQNHRHLVKDLPISGQPVYLQINRRQFKCDNCQRPFSEELDFVAKKRTYTKRLAANILEQLKEGDILNVSRINDVTEEEIQRMIEDIAEEITEPDLSELKRLGIDEIALVKGQKNYCAVLVNLDTGKLIAILEKRTQEELRETLTGWGKEVLEQIEEVSIDLWLPYKNLVKELMPSAEVVADRFHVMKQINQELDEQRRAEKRAVEAQKNKKQKAEKEAKLEVLKRSKYSLLKNEEDLTEPQKIKLEAIKEKFPNLKKMQELKEEFRKIYETSENPTEGMLSISEWLAKSSSVFTKSCQTIRNWFGEIISYFERRTTNGVVEGINNKLKLIKRRGYGFRNFRNFWVRSMLSWHLVC
- a CDS encoding CHAT domain-containing protein, whose translation is MHNNSRRAEVLKIIDHLRLAELQNYLGNDCFLRIDAPVSQPISAFPQTAIINYLMFQEKTAIIITLPDESIKIHWINQNKANIIENIAQFRQNLLDGFLTLGDYDTSLSETLYSQIIRPFETDLQEYDIKNLVFIQDSPFRPIPMAALHDGKQFLIEKYAVSTTPSLSLTFLQKRTLSDNKTLILGVTEESQIDGQIFPSLDNIPLEIATISQQFPNHQLLVNQQFNPQTLTQTLDNADYSIIHIATHAQFGTIPDDTFLVAGNNDKIALKSLENTLRLLESGSNSVELLTLTACETAEGDERSALGLAGVAIQAGVQSAIASLWPVSDQSTLQLILAFYDNLINSGVNKAEALREAQIQLIQAQSNPDINNQYSHPVYWSSFILIGNWL